In the Saccharococcus thermophilus genome, TCTTAATCTTCTCCCCACTGCTTGGCATGATTCTGCTTGCGTTTGTGCCAAAAACGCAGGAGCGGACGATCAAACTGTTCGGCTTTTTATCGACGCTGCCGCCGCTTCTTTTATCGCTATTTGCCTTTTGGGAATATTTGCGAGGCTATCATCTCGAGCATTTGGCGGAAAAGCATGACTGGGTTCGCCTCGCCGATTTTCCGTTTCTTACGGAGTCGACATACTTGATTCGCTATGAGCTGAATATCGATGGCTTTTCGCTCGTGATGATCGTGTTGACATCGTTATTGGCGACGCTTGCCGCCGCCGCTTCTATTCATATTAAAAAGGAATGGAAAGGCTATTTTCTGCTTTTTCTCTTGCTGGAGATCGGCATGCTTGGCGTATTTGCGGCAGGAAATATGATTTTGTTCTTTATCTTTTTGGAAATGACGCTCGTCCCGATGTTCTTTTTAGTCGGCAAATGGGGCGGGTTTGACCGGGAGCGCGCCGCCTACAGCTACTTGCTGTACAACGGTCTTGGTTCAGCGATTTTACTCATCGTCATCCTTGTTTTATTCGCCCGCGCCGGAACGTCGAATCTCGCGCTATTAAAAGAAATGTTGTACAATCCGGTGGCGCAAGCGCAGCTGATTGCGCCGATTTCCGGCGAGATGCGTTTATGGTTGTTTGTAGCGCTATTGATCGCCTTTGGCATCAAATTGCCGATCGTTCCGTTTCACCGCTGGATGCTGCGCGTCCACGTGGAGGCGCCGCCATCGATTGTCATGTTGCACGCTGGTGTACTGTTAAAAATCGGGGCTTACGGTCTCATCCGTTTTGGCATCGGACTGTTTCCTGATCAGTTTCGTCATTTCGCCTTTTGGATTGCCGTGCTAGGGGTCATCAATCTATTGTATGGAGCATTTTTAGCGTTCGTGCAAAAGGAATTCAAAATGGTGCTCGCTTATTCGAGCGTTTCGCATATGGGGATTATATTGATCGGACTGGGGGCACTGAATGAAGCAGGAATGCAAGGCGCCATTTTCCAAGCGGTTTCTCACGGGTTGATTGCCGCGTTCATGTTCCTGCTTGTCAGTATTTTATACGAACGGACGAATACGACGACGATCGATCGTTTAGGCGGGCTTGCGAAAGTGATGCCGCTGACGGCGGGATGTTTGCTCGCAGGTGCGATGGCATCGCTCGGTCTGCCGGGAATGTCGGGATTTATCAGCGAATTTACCGCCTTTCTAGGATTGTTCCAAACGAAACCGGTGGTCGCCGCGATTGGCACGCTTGGCATTATCATGGCCGCCGCTTACTTGCTGCGTGCCGTATTGAATATGACGTTTGGCCCGTCTATGCGCGAGGACGTACAAGCGCTCGATATGAGCACGGTTGAAGCGGTTCCGGTGTTCGTTTTGCTCGCGCTCATTGTCGCTGTCGGCGTTTATCCGTACATGTTAGCGAAGCCATTGCAAGCGGCGATTGAAATGATGTTGAACGGGTTAGGAGGGTGAGAGAGATGAGCATGCATACATTATTGCAATATAATTGGAGCACGATGACACCGGAGTTTATCATTTTGATCACGGCGCTCATTCTCTCGCTGGCCGATTTATGGATGCCAAATGATAAAAACCGGCGCCCGCTTGCGTGGATCGCGGTGGTCGGCGTTGTCCTCGCGCTTATCGCGACCGCAGGGCTCATTCCGGCAAAACCAGTGTCGATTTTGTACGATACGTTCCACCTCGATTCTTTCAGCAAAGCGTTTAAGCTGCTGATGCTAGCCGGGGGAATGCTTTGCCTGTTGCTTGCGCTCGATTACCGCCCAAAAGAGGGGCTCTTGCATCGCGGGGAATTTTATTATTTGCTCCTTTGCGCGCTGCTTGGCGCGATGATCATGGCTTCGAGCGGAGATTTGATTACGATGTTTGTCGGCTTGGAGCTGTTATCCGTTTCCTCGTATATTTTGGCGGGAATCCGCAAAACGTCGGCGCAAGCGAACGAGTCGGCGCTGAAATATGTCATTAACGGCGGCATCGCGACAGCGATCACACTGTTTGGCATGAGCTATATTCTCGGCCTAACCGGCACGACGAATTTGAAAGAAATGGCGGCCGAAGTGCAGAAGCTGGCAGACAGCAACTACCAATACCTATTGGCACTCGCTTTCCTGATGCTGCTTGTCGGGCTTTCGTTTAAAATTTCGTCCGTTCCGTTCCATATGTGGACACCGGACGTTTATCAAGGAGCGCCGACACCGGTGGCCGCCTTTTTAAGCGTCGTTTCGAAGACGGCCGGTTTTGTCATCCTGCTGCGGTTGTTTATCGCCATCTTTGCCGCGGCACCGGCGCACGGAAAAGATCCGTCATCGCTTTTGTTGTCGATGCAAAATTATATCGCCGTGTTAGCCGGCCTGACGATGATCATCGGCAATACGGTCGCGTTAAGACAGCGGAGTGTGAAGCGCTTGTTTGCGTATTCAAGCATCGCCCACGCCGGCTATCTCCTTGTCGGATTTGCCGCGATGTCCTGGGTGATGCTCGACTCGATCTGGTTTTATTTGCTCGCTTATGTGCTGATGAATGTTGGCGCGTTTGCCGTCATCCAGCGCATAGCCGATGAAGCGGATTCCGACGATATCAGCCATTTTGCCGGCTTGTATCGGCGCAATCCACTGCTGGCGGTGGCCATGGGTATTTTCCTGCTGTCGCTGGCCGGCATTCCGGGTACAGCCGGTTTCATCGGCAAGCTGAACATTTTCCTTGGCGCGCTGATGACCGAGCCGGGCCATTACGTGCTCGCAACGGTGATGATCGCGACCACGGTAATATCGTACGTCTACTATTTCGGAGTGTTTGTGCAAATTTTCTTCCGCCCCGCCGGCGAAGCCGCATCGGTCAAACTGCCGGTCGGACTGGCGATTACTGTCGTGCTTTGCGCGCTTGGCACCCTGTTGTTCGGCATCGTCCCGAGTCTGGCGTACCATGTTCTCGCCCAGTTCCAGCACTTTGGCGATTTCCTGCAATAACGTTACAATAGAAGGGGGATTTCCCCTTCTTTTTTATCGATGATGATGAGTCCGCTAAACAAACAGCCAATTTAGCGGCAGAAAGAGGTGAAAAACGATGATGCCAATGCTGGGCCAGCAGGCGCTAGTGAGCATTGTAGTCCATCTCGCCTTTATTGCCGTCACGTGGTGGACGCTGCAAGGGGTGCGGCTCGAGGCGATGATCAAGCCAAATCGCGTCTTTCAAGGACGCCTGCTTTACATTTTATTGACGATTGCGATCGGTTCGACGGTCGCTAACTTTTTCCTCGACTATTTATCATGGTCGACACAACTTCCGTTTCTCTTCCGAGGCGAGTAAACTTCATTACTCGTCTTTTTTTGTCTTGTTTGATAACGCTTACATTTTTGATTTTGTCGATTTTTTTTATGTATGTTCACTTTCGATCTGGCAACAATAACAGGTAAGGAGAGGAAGGGAAACGGATATGAAAAAGAGACAAGCTTACGCCTTCACTTTTTTATTGGCGTTGTTCGCCATCGTTGCCATGTGTCAATACCGATCGGGAGAAGCAATGGGGAACGGGTCGCTTCAGCCATTAAAAACGATCGCGCACGTCCTCGAGAATCATGGCGTTACCATTCGACAATGGACCGTTTACACAAGAGAGTATGCCCACGATATTGAAAATGATGCAGCATTCTTCAAAAAGCTGGCGGAATTAAAAAAAGCAAACCGCGCGTTTCGTTGGTCTTTCGACACAAACCACCATCTGAAAAAAGCAACCGGCACGTACCAACACCCCTTCTTTCAAGAAAAAATTCAGCTCATCATGACGGTCGTAAACAACCAACCACAAACGTATATCCTCTATGAAGTCAAAGGGCTAAATTGGAATGACGAAATATGGAAAGAAGTGGTCGAAAAAATAGGGAAAAAGTCGAATCAACTATTTGTGAAACAACCTACATTTTTCACTTGTATTCAAGGCGATTTCAGTGATAATATGAAAGGTGGTTTGTTCGATTACGCCTTACATCTATTACGTGAATTTCAAGCAAAACCAGTTGAGTCATTACAGGAAGAGTCACTCGTTTCCCTGTCTGCATATACTGGGCAGTGGGAGAACGTTCTTCCAACCAGTAGTGATCATCCAATGAACTTACAACTAGCCCTACGAAAGAGATTGGGCGGCACGACGAGTGTCGTTGTAGGAACCCCAATCATTACGATTGAATATTAATATAGAGAAATTGGACGCGGAGGGGAATACCTTGGAAAAGATTATCGTCCGTGGCGGAAACCGGTTGAGCGGCACCGTGAAAGTAGAAGGAGCGAAAAATGCCGTTTTGCCTGTTATCGCTGCAACATTATTAGCGACAAAGGGAAAAAGTGTCATTCATGATGTGCCTGCTCTTTCCGATGTATATACAATCAGTGAAGTGCTTCGCTATCTAGGTGCAGAGGTAAACATAGAAGGAAATACGATCACGGTGGATGCAACACAAGAATTGAAAGTAGAAGCGCCGTTTGAATATGTGCGGAAAATGCGAGCATCGGTGCTCGTTATGGGCCCGCTTTTGGCGCGAAATGGCCGGGCCCGCGTCGCGCTTCCTGGCGGCTGTGCGATCGGTTCGCGTCCGATTGACCAACATTTAAAAGGATTCGAAGCGATGGGAGCGACCGTGAAAGTAGGCAACGGGTTTATCGATGCCGAGGTAAAAGGAAGATTGATTGGGTCAAAAATTTATTTGGATTTCCCAAGCGTTGGGGCGACCGAAAATATTATGATGGCCGCCGTGCTGGCAGAAGGCACCACCGTCATTGAAAACTGCGCCAAAGAGCCGGAAATTGTCGATTTAGCCAACTTTTTAAACGCAATGGGCGCCAAAGTGCGCGGGGCTGGAACCGGTACGATTCGCATCGAAGGAGTAGACGAATTAAGCGGTACGACACATACCGTCATTCCGGACCGTATTGAAGCAGGTACGTTTATGGTAGCAGCGGCGATTACCGGTGGAAACGTCCTTGTGCAAGGTGCCGTTCCGGAACATTTGAGTTCGCTCATTGCCAAAATGGAAGAAATGGGTGTCACCATTATCGAAGAAGAAAACGGATTACGGGTCATCGGACCGGAAAAATTAAAAGCGGTCGACATTAAAACGATGCCGTATCCAGGCTTTCCGACAGATATGCAATCGCAAATGATGGCATTGCTTTTGAAAGCGGAAGGCACGAGCATGGTGACCGAAACGGTATTTGAAAACCGCTTTATGCATGTCGAAGAATTCCGCCGTATGAATGCCGACATTAAAATTGAAGGCCGTTCTGTCATTATTAACGGTCCTTGTCATTTGCAAGGCGCGGAAGTAGCGGCGACCGATTTGCGTGCCGCAGCGGCGTTGATCTTAGCTGGTTTGGCGGCGGAAGGCTATACGCGCGTAACGGAATTAAGACATCTCGACCGCGGTTATGTCCGCTTCCATGAAAAACTAGCAGCGCTTGGAGCCGACATCGAACGCGTCAATGAAGAAGCGGAAGCGGCGCACAAAGAAGCAAAAGTAAACGATTTGAACGTATAAGCCGAAAAAACGACCGTTAGCTACATCATGTAGTGAATGGTCGTTTTTATATTTTCGGTGCAGCGCCTGTCACCGTGTTTCCCCGTACATATAAAATAGTTTTTCTGTTTTTTTGATGACGATTCGAAACATACATCGACAAAAAGGAGAGGCTATCGAAACAGCCCTCTATTTTTTCTGCTAAACAAG is a window encoding:
- a CDS encoding NADH-quinone oxidoreductase subunit M — its product is MNGTYFLSLLIFSPLLGMILLAFVPKTQERTIKLFGFLSTLPPLLLSLFAFWEYLRGYHLEHLAEKHDWVRLADFPFLTESTYLIRYELNIDGFSLVMIVLTSLLATLAAAASIHIKKEWKGYFLLFLLLEIGMLGVFAAGNMILFFIFLEMTLVPMFFLVGKWGGFDRERAAYSYLLYNGLGSAILLIVILVLFARAGTSNLALLKEMLYNPVAQAQLIAPISGEMRLWLFVALLIAFGIKLPIVPFHRWMLRVHVEAPPSIVMLHAGVLLKIGAYGLIRFGIGLFPDQFRHFAFWIAVLGVINLLYGAFLAFVQKEFKMVLAYSSVSHMGIILIGLGALNEAGMQGAIFQAVSHGLIAAFMFLLVSILYERTNTTTIDRLGGLAKVMPLTAGCLLAGAMASLGLPGMSGFISEFTAFLGLFQTKPVVAAIGTLGIIMAAAYLLRAVLNMTFGPSMREDVQALDMSTVEAVPVFVLLALIVAVGVYPYMLAKPLQAAIEMMLNGLGG
- the nuoN gene encoding NADH-quinone oxidoreductase subunit NuoN, translating into MSMHTLLQYNWSTMTPEFIILITALILSLADLWMPNDKNRRPLAWIAVVGVVLALIATAGLIPAKPVSILYDTFHLDSFSKAFKLLMLAGGMLCLLLALDYRPKEGLLHRGEFYYLLLCALLGAMIMASSGDLITMFVGLELLSVSSYILAGIRKTSAQANESALKYVINGGIATAITLFGMSYILGLTGTTNLKEMAAEVQKLADSNYQYLLALAFLMLLVGLSFKISSVPFHMWTPDVYQGAPTPVAAFLSVVSKTAGFVILLRLFIAIFAAAPAHGKDPSSLLLSMQNYIAVLAGLTMIIGNTVALRQRSVKRLFAYSSIAHAGYLLVGFAAMSWVMLDSIWFYLLAYVLMNVGAFAVIQRIADEADSDDISHFAGLYRRNPLLAVAMGIFLLSLAGIPGTAGFIGKLNIFLGALMTEPGHYVLATVMIATTVISYVYYFGVFVQIFFRPAGEAASVKLPVGLAITVVLCALGTLLFGIVPSLAYHVLAQFQHFGDFLQ
- a CDS encoding DUF1146 family protein, giving the protein MMPMLGQQALVSIVVHLAFIAVTWWTLQGVRLEAMIKPNRVFQGRLLYILLTIAIGSTVANFFLDYLSWSTQLPFLFRGE
- a CDS encoding YwmB family TATA-box binding protein, with the translated sequence MKKRQAYAFTFLLALFAIVAMCQYRSGEAMGNGSLQPLKTIAHVLENHGVTIRQWTVYTREYAHDIENDAAFFKKLAELKKANRAFRWSFDTNHHLKKATGTYQHPFFQEKIQLIMTVVNNQPQTYILYEVKGLNWNDEIWKEVVEKIGKKSNQLFVKQPTFFTCIQGDFSDNMKGGLFDYALHLLREFQAKPVESLQEESLVSLSAYTGQWENVLPTSSDHPMNLQLALRKRLGGTTSVVVGTPIITIEY
- the murA gene encoding UDP-N-acetylglucosamine 1-carboxyvinyltransferase, which codes for MEKIIVRGGNRLSGTVKVEGAKNAVLPVIAATLLATKGKSVIHDVPALSDVYTISEVLRYLGAEVNIEGNTITVDATQELKVEAPFEYVRKMRASVLVMGPLLARNGRARVALPGGCAIGSRPIDQHLKGFEAMGATVKVGNGFIDAEVKGRLIGSKIYLDFPSVGATENIMMAAVLAEGTTVIENCAKEPEIVDLANFLNAMGAKVRGAGTGTIRIEGVDELSGTTHTVIPDRIEAGTFMVAAAITGGNVLVQGAVPEHLSSLIAKMEEMGVTIIEEENGLRVIGPEKLKAVDIKTMPYPGFPTDMQSQMMALLLKAEGTSMVTETVFENRFMHVEEFRRMNADIKIEGRSVIINGPCHLQGAEVAATDLRAAAALILAGLAAEGYTRVTELRHLDRGYVRFHEKLAALGADIERVNEEAEAAHKEAKVNDLNV